From the genome of Candidatus Magasanikbacteria bacterium RIFOXYB2_FULL_38_10, one region includes:
- a CDS encoding YggU family protein, with translation MYTGNLANMTMLIKIKVQPNAKKNEICGTLADGILKIKITAPALEGKANAKLIEFLSGEYGVSKSQIEITKGAKSNIKTIKISR, from the coding sequence ATGTACACGGGGAATCTTGCAAACATGACCATGCTCATTAAAATAAAAGTTCAACCCAACGCCAAAAAAAATGAAATCTGTGGCACCTTGGCTGATGGCATATTAAAAATTAAAATTACAGCTCCCGCCTTAGAAGGCAAGGCCAATGCCAAACTCATAGAATTTCTCAGTGGTGAATACGGTGTTTCCAAATCGCAGATAGAGATTACCAAGGGCGCCAAGAGCAACATTAAAACAATTAAAATCTCCCGGTGA
- a CDS encoding membrane protein insertion efficiency factor YidD: MLPRFAILKLIRFYQKNFSPDHSKFSALHPYGFCRFNPTCSEYGYQAIEKYGLVRGVVKATWRIIRCHPWSRGGFDPVK, translated from the coding sequence ATGCTGCCCCGCTTTGCAATTTTAAAATTGATTCGTTTTTACCAAAAAAATTTTTCGCCCGATCATAGCAAATTCAGCGCCTTGCACCCTTACGGTTTTTGTCGTTTTAATCCAACTTGTTCGGAATATGGTTATCAGGCCATAGAAAAATATGGTCTGGTGCGGGGCGTGGTTAAAGCCACTTGGCGGATTATCCGTTGCCATCCCTGGAGCCGCGGAGGCTTTGATCCGGTAAAATAA
- a CDS encoding ribonuclease P protein component, translated as MLKPQNRLKADRDFKKVLKIGRFFNSKELRIKAANNDLTESRFGFVIGTAIDKRAVVRNRIKRQAREAVRLLFKEDLIVPSLDVVILLGRGLKDLPFTEIQKKIMEGLQKLRVIKV; from the coding sequence ATGCTTAAACCGCAAAATCGTTTAAAAGCTGACCGAGATTTTAAAAAAGTTTTAAAGATCGGTCGCTTTTTTAATAGTAAAGAATTAAGAATAAAAGCGGCCAACAATGATTTAACAGAAAGCCGTTTTGGTTTTGTAATTGGCACAGCTATTGATAAAAGAGCGGTAGTGCGGAATAGAATTAAAAGACAAGCGCGAGAAGCGGTAAGGTTGCTGTTTAAGGAAGATTTGATTGTTCCTAGTTTGGATGTGGTGATTTTATTAGGTCGCGGTTTAAAAGATTTGCCTTTTACAGAAATACAAAAAAAGATTATGGAGGGTTTGCAAAAATTAAGAGTTATAAAAGTATGA
- a CDS encoding 50S ribosomal protein L34, which translates to MPKRTYQPNKLHRKKAHGFLKRMSTKGGKKVLASRRAKGRTRVAL; encoded by the coding sequence ATGCCTAAAAGAACATACCAGCCTAATAAATTGCACAGGAAAAAAGCCCATGGCTTTCTTAAAAGAATGTCTACTAAGGGCGGTAAAAAGGTTTTGGCTAGCCGCCGCGCTAAGGGCCGCACAAGAGTAGCCTTGTAA
- a CDS encoding DNA polymerase III subunit beta has translation MKFSCTQENLSQALQIVSHITVKNNSLPILNNVLLKIENKELQLITTNLEMAINCKVRAKIEEDGEYTVPANLFNEYLSVASLGKVDVESKENGLVVNTVDGDKTLIKGAVATEFPLVPVVEKENIFGVLIEDFKKISQQVLFAVSRNEARPELCGVLFNFNPENKAGYVVCASTDSYRLAEKEIKMVVNEKYGKENKKIIIPAKALQEVLRVVSVFHEDLEENPPVEMVVADNQIMFSYGPVEITSRLVEGQYPDYRQIIPTNFKTTVEFSVSEWIKRIKAASIFSNTGINGVAVKVFAGNDQRVSFSSMNSQLGEHTGEVLGKIDGENNEMLLNYRYLLDGLSALGAEEGLLKIITPDSPCVLMPKGKEGYLYIIMPIRQ, from the coding sequence ATGAAATTCTCTTGTACACAAGAAAACTTATCCCAAGCTTTGCAGATAGTAAGCCATATTACGGTAAAGAACAATTCTTTACCTATTTTAAATAATGTTCTTTTAAAAATTGAAAACAAAGAATTACAATTAATCACCACTAATTTGGAGATGGCTATTAATTGTAAGGTTAGGGCTAAAATAGAAGAAGATGGAGAATACACCGTACCAGCCAATCTTTTTAATGAGTATCTTTCCGTGGCTTCTTTAGGCAAGGTAGATGTGGAGTCAAAAGAAAATGGATTGGTGGTTAATACTGTTGATGGAGACAAAACCTTAATTAAAGGCGCGGTGGCTACTGAGTTTCCTTTGGTACCTGTAGTGGAAAAAGAAAACATTTTTGGGGTTTTGATTGAAGATTTTAAAAAGATTTCTCAACAAGTTTTGTTTGCTGTTTCAAGAAATGAAGCCAGGCCGGAACTTTGCGGTGTTTTGTTTAATTTTAATCCGGAAAATAAGGCAGGATATGTGGTGTGTGCTTCTACTGATAGTTATCGTTTGGCAGAAAAGGAAATAAAAATGGTGGTGAATGAAAAATATGGCAAAGAAAATAAAAAAATAATTATTCCCGCCAAGGCTTTACAGGAAGTGTTAAGAGTGGTTTCTGTTTTTCATGAAGATTTGGAAGAGAATCCTCCTGTGGAAATGGTGGTGGCGGATAATCAAATTATGTTTTCTTACGGGCCGGTGGAGATAACTTCAAGATTGGTTGAGGGGCAGTATCCTGATTATCGCCAAATTATTCCCACCAATTTTAAAACTACGGTGGAATTTAGTGTTTCCGAATGGATTAAAAGAATAAAAGCGGCCAGTATTTTTTCCAACACCGGTATTAATGGTGTGGCTGTCAAAGTTTTTGCCGGTAATGATCAAAGGGTGTCTTTTTCTTCAATGAATAGTCAGTTGGGTGAACACACAGGGGAAGTTCTAGGAAAAATTGATGGAGAAAATAATGAAATGTTGTTGAATTATCGTTATTTGCTTGATGGATTAAGCGCTTTGGGGGCAGAAGAAGGCCTCTTAAAAATAATTACCCCCGATTCCCCTTGTGTTTTAATGCCTAAGGGTAAGGAGGGTTATTTGTATATCATTATGCCTATTAGGCAATAA
- a CDS encoding DNA polymerase I: MSKFVIVDGNAIVHRAFHAIPPMTGKNGLVLNAVYGFTSILLRTIKELQPDYLVVAFDLKAPTFRHLEYKEYKAQRVKQPQELYDQMVLVKELLRAMQVPVLEQEGFEADDIIATVAVNNKKEKVKTIIVTGDMDTLQLVDEDTEVYTMKKGVNDIVVYNTKAVEERYGLKPEQMIDYKALRGDPSDNIPGVKGIGEKTAADLIQKFGTLENLYKNKNKLAEKKVSAAVIAKILSGEKEALFSKHLVTLVSTVPVKYTLKDCEAKDFINPQMKELLAKWEFGSLLKRLDIFENGTPQEEKKVAKTTKIKVIEIKTKEDFKELERSGAKSKKCAIYLSDDGASSLKAKLFGLVLTFDGTDVFYLPSSLIEKFDKNLLQNKSLIVHDFKRTNEILERYGWSLENEFFDLMIADYLLDQGSRSHEISSLILRYLNKEAGISNQASLFGIDAKTLGQTVVDFWSIGKILEEELEDKGFSNLYKKMEMPLVNVLAEMEKNGIKIDVAYMGLLAKQMEKRGKELTDEIYKMAGQEFNIASPQQLKEILFDKLEIPVMGIRKGKTGLSTAASELEKMRGLHPIIELIFEYRELAKLRNTYVDVLPGLVEKDGRVHTTFNQAVTATGRLSSSNPNLQNIPIKGDLGQEIRKCFVAEKGHKLLGLDYSQIELRIIASLANDPEMIKIFQEGRDIHAMTAARVNGITLAEVTPVMRSNAKAINFGIIYGMGPHSLAESINVSFMEAKDFIARYFAVFKEVKKFLDETRSLAHSTGYVETLLGRRRYLSEINSGMPQLRNSAERMAVNAPIQGTAADLIKLAMIEVHKLLKDKSEIKMLLQVHDELVFEVKEEAIKKYADPIQTIMENVLKLRVPIKVEVEAGDNWGEMKEI; this comes from the coding sequence ATGTCCAAATTTGTAATAGTAGATGGTAATGCCATTGTTCACCGCGCTTTTCACGCCATTCCTCCCATGACCGGCAAGAATGGTTTGGTTTTGAATGCGGTGTATGGCTTTACCAGTATTTTACTGCGTACCATTAAAGAACTCCAGCCGGATTATCTGGTAGTGGCTTTTGATTTAAAGGCGCCTACTTTTCGCCATTTGGAGTACAAAGAATACAAAGCTCAGCGCGTTAAACAGCCGCAGGAATTGTATGATCAAATGGTTTTGGTTAAAGAATTGCTCCGCGCTATGCAAGTGCCGGTTTTAGAACAGGAGGGTTTTGAAGCCGATGATATTATTGCTACCGTGGCAGTGAATAATAAAAAAGAAAAAGTTAAAACTATTATTGTGACGGGCGATATGGATACTTTGCAGTTGGTGGATGAGGATACGGAAGTTTATACAATGAAAAAAGGAGTGAATGATATTGTGGTTTACAACACTAAAGCAGTTGAAGAAAGATATGGATTAAAACCGGAGCAGATGATTGATTATAAGGCTTTGCGCGGCGACCCCTCGGATAATATTCCCGGTGTTAAGGGTATTGGAGAAAAAACTGCGGCCGATCTGATCCAAAAATTCGGAACGCTAGAAAATCTTTATAAAAATAAAAATAAGTTGGCAGAGAAAAAAGTTAGCGCCGCTGTAATTGCTAAAATTTTATCCGGAGAAAAAGAGGCCTTATTCAGCAAGCATCTAGTAACTTTAGTTTCCACTGTGCCAGTTAAATATACTTTAAAAGATTGTGAAGCTAAAGATTTTATCAATCCGCAGATGAAAGAATTGTTAGCAAAGTGGGAGTTTGGCAGTTTATTAAAACGCTTGGATATTTTTGAGAATGGCACACCGCAGGAAGAAAAAAAAGTTGCTAAAACTACTAAAATAAAAGTTATAGAAATCAAAACTAAAGAAGATTTTAAAGAATTGGAAAGGTCTGGGGCGAAATCTAAAAAATGTGCAATTTATTTATCAGATGATGGCGCCAGTAGTTTAAAAGCCAAGCTCTTTGGTTTGGTTTTAACTTTTGACGGCACCGACGTTTTTTATCTTCCCTCTTCTTTGATAGAGAAGTTTGATAAAAATTTGTTGCAAAACAAAAGTCTAATTGTTCATGATTTTAAACGCACCAATGAAATTTTAGAAAGATATGGTTGGTCTTTGGAAAATGAGTTTTTTGATTTGATGATTGCTGATTATTTATTAGATCAGGGTAGTCGCTCGCATGAAATTTCTAGTTTGATACTGCGTTATTTAAATAAAGAAGCCGGGATAAGCAATCAGGCCAGTTTGTTTGGGATAGACGCTAAAACCCTTGGCCAAACAGTGGTTGATTTTTGGTCCATTGGCAAAATTTTGGAAGAAGAATTGGAAGATAAAGGTTTTTCAAATTTGTATAAAAAAATGGAAATGCCCTTGGTTAATGTTTTGGCAGAGATGGAAAAAAATGGCATTAAAATTGATGTGGCATATATGGGCCTACTGGCTAAACAGATGGAAAAACGGGGAAAAGAGCTCACGGATGAAATTTATAAAATGGCCGGACAGGAATTTAATATAGCCTCTCCTCAGCAATTAAAAGAAATTTTGTTTGATAAACTGGAAATTCCAGTGATGGGTATTCGTAAAGGCAAAACCGGACTTTCTACTGCTGCCTCGGAACTGGAAAAAATGCGCGGCTTGCATCCTATCATTGAACTCATTTTTGAATATCGGGAATTGGCCAAATTGCGCAATACTTATGTTGATGTTTTACCAGGACTAGTTGAAAAAGATGGCCGCGTGCATACAACTTTTAATCAGGCTGTCACAGCTACCGGTCGTTTGTCTTCATCCAATCCTAATTTGCAAAATATTCCCATCAAAGGAGATTTGGGACAAGAAATTCGCAAATGTTTTGTGGCGGAAAAGGGACATAAATTGTTAGGACTTGATTATTCGCAAATAGAACTGCGCATTATTGCTTCTTTGGCTAATGATCCCGAAATGATTAAAATTTTTCAAGAAGGTCGCGATATCCATGCTATGACAGCGGCCAGAGTTAATGGTATAACCTTAGCAGAGGTGACTCCAGTGATGCGCTCCAATGCCAAGGCTATCAATTTTGGCATTATCTATGGTATGGGCCCTCATTCATTGGCCGAAAGTATCAATGTTTCCTTTATGGAAGCCAAAGATTTTATCGCTAGATATTTTGCAGTGTTTAAAGAAGTAAAAAAGTTTTTAGATGAAACGCGCTCGCTCGCTCACTCCACCGGTTATGTGGAAACATTACTTGGCCGTCGCCGCTATTTGTCAGAGATAAACAGCGGTATGCCGCAACTGCGTAACTCGGCCGAACGCATGGCGGTAAATGCCCCTATTCAAGGTACAGCCGCGGATTTAATAAAACTCGCTATGATTGAAGTGCACAAGTTGTTGAAAGATAAATCGGAAATAAAAATGCTTTTGCAAGTGCACGATGAGCTAGTATTTGAGGTAAAAGAAGAAGCAATTAAAAAATATGCCGATCCCATTCAAACTATTATGGAAAATGTTTTAAAACTGCGCGTACCAATTAAAGTGGAAGTAGAAGCTGGTGATAATTGGGGAGAGATGAAGGAGATATAA